In the genome of Brachypodium distachyon strain Bd21 chromosome 3, Brachypodium_distachyon_v3.0, whole genome shotgun sequence, the window ATCTTGTCCTTCGTGTAATCTCTGCGGGATACTTAGAACCCTAGAAATCCACAGTTATTCTCCAACGATCCCTAAAAACCCTAGCCAGACCTGAAGGATTCAGTCGTGATTGATTCAGTTGATAAAGTTTTGCTTGAAACGTCGCACGTTTGTTTCATCTTGTAGATTACCGGTGGCGATTTTGGGAGGAAACCCGTGTGGGTTCAGtcgccttttttttcttcttctttcgaGGACACTTCAAACGCCATTTACTTTTAGATTTACCTGTGGAGTTCCCGATTTGGAGACATTGGGCAATATTCGGCATAAACCGGTTGATATCAAGGGCAAGTCTTTGGCGAATAGGGAGAATTTTTCTGTAGCTCACAAGTATAATCTTCTAGATAGTCGGGGTGTAAAGGCCGCAGCTGTGTGCCTTGAGCCTCCCCGTGATGCTCTTGAGCAACAGGCTAGAGTGTGTAATATGACATTTCCTTATTAATACAACTCCCTATTccagcgcaaaaaaaaaaaaacatacccTTTTGTCTCGCATAAAGAAGTGCAGACACTTTCTGTCCTCGAGTTCCTTGGGTTGGAAATAATTGAGCATCATTCATTGCCTAGTGCGATCTCTTCCGCTCTAACCTATGCTGTGTGTGCCTTGTTGTACACATGATATTCTGTGTTGTTTGTTGCAAGGATGGAGTGCAATGGAACACCTCGAAGGCTTGAACTTTCTTATTATTATATTGGGTATTACTTTCAAATGGCAGTTGAACATCTTATTCTTATGGCCTATTTAGGGTGGTGAGTAATACCTTTAGGGCCTCTTCCATCATAGTGAACTCTCTACTTGTATCCTGACTTCATAATGCAGCTCTGGCTGGccaatttgatttttttgtaCTACTCACACACTTGTTCAGGACATGTGAAATTTAGCTTGTTTCGCAATATATGTTTCTGCAGCGTCAAGGATCCAAGTAAGCTTCAGTTTTAGAATAAGAGTTAAATGCACGGGAGGTCCTACAAGTATGGCGTTGTGTCATCTAGGTCCTAATAGTATGAAAATGCAGTTTTGGGTCCTAAAAGTACTTTCAGTGTGTCACCGGCGGTCCTAAGCACGCCGGAGGGTCTGACCTGTAGACGTGTCATGTTGACCCATTTTGACTGGCCACGTAGGATTAAGAAAGGGCAGTAGGAAAAGGCCCAGCCTTCCCCCGGGAACGCGTTGAGGTTGAGCCGGTAGGTGAGCTCCCCGACGGGTGCCACGACGGCCGTCTCCATCACCTTCTCCGGCGGGCGCTCGTTGGTGGCAACGTGGATTGGGTTCCGCGTGGAGATGTTGGAGGTGCCGGGGGTGTGGTAGAGGCTGCCTTTTAGTGGGGCGGAGCTTGAGCATGGAGATGAAGGGCTGTCTCGTGGTGCGTTGGAGAGGTAGACGGAGAGGGCGTTGGAAGGCGTGAGGACGATGGATTCGCGGGTGATGATTTGGGAGTCGTCGTAGATGACGATGGTGGACCAGCGGGTGGCGCCCAGGTAGAGGTCGAACTCCGGGAAGACGACGCCGTCGTcggtgccgccgccatggtcgtGGAGGAAGGTGGCCCGAAGGAGGTACCGGGTGCAGGTGGTGACCTTGAGGTGTAGCAGTACTTGTTGCCGTCCGCCGGGAAGTAGCGCAGGCTGCTGTACTGGGTGCTGCTGCgctgaggagaggaagaagaaggggggaTGGTGATGGCGGTGCCGGAGGTGATGAGCCCGGGGTATTTCTAGGGGGGCAGAATGCAATTTTAACTCCCCTTTATTAATCCTATGTGGCCGGTTAAAATGGGTCAACATGACACGTGGGCAGGTCAGACCTGCTCTGGCGTGCTTAGGACCGCCGGTGACACACTTAAAATACTTTTAGGACTCAAAACTGCATTTTCATACTATTAGGACCTAGATGACACTACGCCAATACTTTTAGGACCTGCAATGCATTTAACTCAAAACTAGTAAGTAAACATTTACAAATTCATCCCATGGTCCAATACTTAAATGATAAACGGGTGCTCAGCTGCTCATGCGTCTAATTAATGCTAATatgtattttaaaaaaattgatgtaCGCTGCCTCACCGCTTCCTTTTCTATTAACTTCCGTTTGAAATACCTTACTATCCGCTGGGCTGAACacagtagtagtagtagttaCTTTTTACCCTGTAACCATCCATGTGTTTTCAGCCTTATTTGTTGAAAATAAACAAAGGGGCACAGTTAAATTCATGAATATTAGTGAAGTGAAATAATGTGGTTCTAGTTTAATTTAAGCTTACTTAAGCAGTGTCCTTTGCCTACTTGAATCAGGAGCCGACATAATTCTGCACTTATAAACCCAAGCCGTACCAAACTTTACATAATTTGTACGAGACTGTCAGGAAGTTTAATAAAGCAGAAGTTGCATTGCGGATCATTGAACTTGGCTGGTGAGAACAGTTTAGTCCAAAAAGTTGCAAATCCTGCATTTTATGTTTAAACAATCTGTTCTCTTTTCATATGCGCTTTTGGGGTAGGCATTTCCAGTGATTGACCTCGGTTTATAACCAATTTTGCACAAATAGGACTCAACTTGACATTAACGTTCAACTGCAGTccaaatttctctttttggGCCTAATCTGGGCACGCGTGATGTGTGTGCTAACATGGGCGAAAGTCGATGAATGGAGTTTGTAGCAAATGCTAGCCACCATAATTCTACAGAAACActcctccttccttttctcttcAACCCACGGTCCAGGCGTCCAGCCCTCATTGTCGCACTATTTCCTCACACTTCCCCTTGCTGAAATTCCCCTTTCCAAAACCCCTAACCCTAGGTTAGCCAAGATCAGAAATCCTCCTTCTCTGACAAGCAATTCCCCTCTCTGGTCGCTTGTCTGCACTTCTGTTGCTCTGCACCACTTGGTTGCTGGTTTGTCCTGTACCGTCGCCACTGAAGGAGTACTGAGTCCACCGCCTTGCTAACGGTTATGTTGGGGTGCATTTGGTACACTGGATAGACATTTTCAGATTCTAGGCCAGATTATACCTAAACCATGACGAATCTCAATGTCAAACCCCCACTGAGCACAGTACCGTCCAAACCTAGATGTAAGAGGGGAGAAAGCACTTACCGTAATCAGGAGGGTCAACATTGGGCGGTCATCGACAAGATTCCAGGGCCGGCGCTGATCGCACGCACATCAATCACTAGCGCGCCTGACCGTCCTCCACCCATCTGCTTCACCTCGAGCACGTCATTTACACAGAAGCTGAGAAGTTTGTTTGCCTTTACCTCACGTGCAGCAGGCATGAAGTGAGGGCTGGACTGCTGGTAGAAGGGGAAAAGGAAGGATGTTTCTGTAAAATTTTGGTGGCCAACATTTTGCTAGAAAAACTTTCCATCCATCGACCTTCATCCACGTGAGTACACTCGTGTCCAGATTACCCCTCGAAAGTGAGATTTGGACCGTGTGTGAACAGTAATGTCAAGTTGAGTGATTAAAATGCAGGATATACAATTTGTTGGACTAAACTGTACCCACCTTCCAAGTTCAGTGACCCCCATTGCAATTTCCTATTTTAAGAAACATTGCGACATTGGGAAAAGTGAAGAAAAGAAGTAGTACATTTATTCCATAATACAGGCTTTATTTGCCTGCGCAATGGTCAGTGACTTTAAGTCTTTTGGTTCGAGTACATGTTGTCTTTTGTGAAAAGAGTTCCTGGATACTTGACCGGAATTTTTCATTGGCTCAACTGAAAAATGGTCTTTGGAATTCCATCAACTCTTGGGCCTTGGCACTTTGTCACAAAGTTACAGGATCGTAGTATCATATCATTTGGTAGGGTACCCTCTTAGAGATTATACTGGTGTGGTACATATTTTCTTGTATAATAAGAGTTGCTGAAAAAGTGAGAAGTATTATTGGTTTGTGTCTGCTGATTGGTTTCAACATTCTAACGGAAGTTGGCAAGTGAAGGGTGAAGATTTTCCCCAATTTTCTCTATCTTTAGTGCTTTTAAGGTGCGAGTAAGTTTGTGACTCAGGATTTCTGTGTTACTGCACTCTATAGCAGCTAGTCTTGGCCacctcatttttttattttatcacTAATAGTTTGCTGCCAGCTGTTGAGAAGCTGATCACAGTTTCACCGAGCGAACTGCCGCCCTCTTTTGTCTTTGCACTAGCTAATATGATGGCATTTTCCGTAACTTCATTTTTAAAACTAtttctgtgatttttttttgttttgttatctgATTACCTAGATTTtgcatatatgtgtgtgttaCCCTTTTTGTAGCCTATGATCTAATTTCCCCATTGTTGTTCATATTTGCAGGTGTCATACACCCCTTCCATGCTAAGGCACCACTAGTTCCGTGAATGACCATGACTTCTGAAGACGGAGACATCTCAGCTCTCCTATCTGAACCAAGTCTACCTGAAGAGGAGCCTGAGGCTTCTGGATCTGATGATTTCTTGCCTGCTATTTTGGAATCAATCAAGTCAAATGAGAAGGCAGTTGAGCTTTCACCCGAGGAGGTTGCTTGGGCTGATTCATGTTTTGTGCATACTTCTGAATTGTCAGATATTGACTGGGGAGCAATGAGGGGAGCGTTGCTTGATTCCCTTGAAAAGCCAGTGGAAAGTCCATATGGTACTAGTGAAGTCACTCAGCATGGTGATGTGGACATGGAGGAGCGAGGCAaaattgatgatgatgaggctGCTCGTGAGGTTTGCAAGGTTGTTAATCTAATTAGAGGTGCAGATGAACATGGCAAGCAAATGGATGGGTATGTTGCAAAATCTGAAGATGGCGATGATCTGGTTTCATCTGAAGTGGTCGAGCAACCCGAGTCGAGAGATTCTATCTTCAAGGTTTGGGATCTAAATGTATCATTTTCTGATGACGAGGGTGAACTTGAACTCATCAATGATATGAAGGAACTCCTCAGGGACAATCCTCCAGAGGTTGCATATCCACCTCCTAGCGATTCAGCCAATGCTTTGAGCCAGATAAACATTGATGAACTTGTGGCAGGTTTGGGTGACTTGTCACTGCAGCAAACCAGCGAGTAGCTGATGCTGCGGTAGCTCTCTGACAGTGCAAATTAGTTTTTTCAGAGGCGGCTGTAGACTTCATGCATCCGTCTGAGTTTTGATGTGTGTTCTGTATGTCTGGATAATAACCTTTTTAATGTTTTTCGTGAACAATTTCTAGGATCGTGTATACTTCTTTCTTTGCAGAAATGCTTTattcctccatccaacaaaggatgtctcaactttgattaaatttgaatgcatctatacactcaagttatgtctagatatatccaaattttgaaaaacttgagacattttttgttggacggagggagtacttgaatTCTGGCAGATTGAATATGCTTGTTttagttttccttttctcttgtTCGTGTGCACGTGCGTTTGTCAGCTGAAATACAGTATCCATTTCGCGCACTTCTAGTTCTTTCTCCTCTTAGTAATAAACTGTTAGGGATACCCTAAATAATTTGATGACATACAGTCATAAATTAAGAAGCTAATATACAGCTAATTGGGAAGAGAAGTTGTAGACATCACAGGTGTACGCAAGCATGCAGCTGTGTAACATAGATTAGTTTGAGTAGGGAATCGCTATGAAGTATGAATAGCAACTAAACTAGTTTCGAAAATTATGGAATCGACAAGTACATGTCCATACAATGCATCCAAATATCCAATACATTCGTTCATACTTACATATAAACTTcaacaaatatatataatcaATAATTTTATAAACACAGTACGTAATAATCTCACTATTCAGAGTCTTTACTTATTGCAACTAAGAACAATAATCCACTACTGTTGCAGATATAGCCTTGCCGTTTTCTTGATGGCTTCTTCCAATCTGTCACAGAATGATGGACATTCCTTGCTTAGGGCTCCTTGATCTCTCTGTCAACAAAACATAATGGATGAAACTATAAGCTCTGTGTGGATAATACTGCTATCATGACGCATGTAAAGAATTACtacctccgattcataataagtgtcggggatttagtacgaacgttgtactaaatcatcgacacttattatggataaGAGGAAGCAGCGCTGTTTTGGATGAGGGATAATATTAGTCTTCAAATATAGATTTTCCCTTAAAACagaatagtttttttttcttctgaagcTGATCTTCAATATAGCTTTGAGTTGAACTAAATACCAAACCTCTCCGAGAATTTTCACTTTCCAAACATGCCTTAAGTATAGATTTCACACACAAGTATTGAAGACAAATCAAAATATTGTATGAAATTGCGCATGAACAAGTCTTATTTCATTCATATCACGGATGCACTTTCAAGGTCTCCCATACAGTTTTGCAGTTTAAAAAAAGGGAACCTAGGGCTACTTAATATGTGACCCATTATCAGAAAATGACATTTCTTGTCGATCTCTTATCTCAAAAGACTATATGCATGGTAGTCTCACATGCTGCTTAATTATATACTAATCACAAATTGCTCCATTGGCTCGTGGCAATCAAGAATTCTGAAAGTAAACAGCTAGCTAGTTATTCAGTTTCTCCAGGGTTTTAGGAAGAGTTTTTCCATATCATGTTTAACTATGGGAATGGCATTTCACACTTCGTTCAAATTCTGAAAATGCTTACTGGGGGTCGAGATGGCATATTGATATGATTGTTCAGGCCAGTTGCATGAAATTCAAATATTAATCACATCAGAGTAGATTCGATGTAGCAGGTCCTTGGAAGAAGCTTAAGCAAAGAAATTTCAGTAGAAATTGATCAGATCAGATAATAAAGCACAGCAGGTCCATGACCCTATTGTGACATAGACAAAGGTATTCAATGAAGCAAGTTGCTAAGTTTGAAGAAACTACATGATACCATTTACACAAGCATTCCCTAAATTTCAGGGTATGCGTGTGATTTggtttaataaaaaaaaacaaaaaggggaaactctccggcctctgcatcaagtgatgcacacagccaactTAATTTAATGAAATAAATTAAGGAACATAACAGAAGGGATTCTTGAGTCAGGGGCGTACTACCCGGGCTGTATAGCATGGATCCGGCCCAAGTGAAGAACACGGTATATATGATAAGTTAGCCCGACAGCCCCCCAAGGTCCAACGGTCCCTGCAGGCCAGCAAAATAATCAAGTAGCTAAGGGTATCTGTTACCCCTATGAAAGGGCGAAGAATCTGCGCCCTGTCCGTGCATGTACGTGTCGTTATCTCGGTCGTTGGTATGTGTTATCCCTGCCGTTGGTTGGGTTTTCTTCTTTGTGGCTGATCTGCTGCGCCTGCGCTGGCTTGGATCTTCACCGAGACGGCGAGACGCCGACCCCCGTGAACCGTCCCGATCCCTCTCGAGTCTCGAACTCTCGATTCCCccaccccctctctctctctcctgcaGGATCCCAGCGGCCCCCTCCCTCTGGGAATAGCTCAAACGAACTGATGACTGGCGGCCAAACACTTTGTAGGACGTCTTCTCAGCGAGAGGCGTTACGAACAGAGGTGCCTCTCGGGAACGCATTTGCGGATACCTGGGGGGCAAAGTGCAAAAATCAGAGTAAGCACTCTGTTTACATGCAGTCCGGCCATTAGCTTAGTTAGGACACTTAGTTATcaggtgggacccacattGGCCTAGCCCCCACGCAGCTTgctcgtgccgccgccgccgcacccgtGCCGACAGCCTCGCCGCACCACGCACCCCTGCTGGCCCCCGAGGTGCCGCCGGCACCCGTGTAGCGACCGCCAACCGCGCAAGCATCCTCACGGGCTGACCCCTGCCTTTCCTTGCACGCACCGGCACCCGCGTCCATTGCTCCCTTGCCTCCACCCGCGCCGTGTTCGAACCTGCACCCCCCTTGCAGTCCTCTCCTCACGCCGCCGCTGGAACGTGTCGAGAGCTTCGCGTAGGTTCTAATCCATCCGGGAACATCGTCCGCACCCCTGCTGCCACCAGCGCCGGCGGACCAATCCGAAATCGACGGGACGCCGCGTCGTGCTGCACCAGCACCTGAGGTAATAGAGCGCATAGATTCATATCCTCCCTCCCTTCCGACCCCTGGAATATTTACTATGATAAAGTTTCCCCTCGAATCGTCCGAGTTGAGCCCGATTTGAGGACGAATCGTCCGATTTGATCCCGAATTGAGGTCGATTTTGTTGGGGAACTCGGtaggctacgctagcacaaaataaaaattctaccGATGCTATAGATATTGAagcacgagattaccactagacgcgcagacccgtagcggaaatAGAGTCGATGATGCatgtcgatgccgagtagtcgttcggcctgctcctccttgcCGATCCCACGAGTAGTTCGTCCAAGCgtcgcaggtgcagcgcctctgaggtatccacacgtacaggggaACTCCGtacggcggactgctagatccgatcacaaggttttggcatggaggtgtgacggccgagtataactcgcgtctggactgctgtaaccctagccgagttggtctcctccacttatatagacgtccctagtgggctcaacacttgaggcccgttaggagtctaaacccgatacgagttggatccgatccaactcggtccccaccccttaagcgtgtgacccttcaggttcgcggtcaatcggacacgactacgagctcggactacGGGCctgagtaacaccttacttgtccactggcaccgactcaagtcgatagttggtagcggcgcctagcagcacgtgccaactcccgagtgaccacaaggtatattgacgaaccatacaatgtgtcatatgcaacattccttttgcctcatgatatgtgtgtcgagctcaaggcgagtgcttgtcatccttgtggatagctcgactctcttctcgttcctgtgatacagattcccgaacgggttaacacttaacccaagtcgcatggccatgctttccgaatctgatcactcgagagggcccagagatatctcttcgaataggaggggcaaatcccatcttgatcaaccatgactcgcagcatgcttctcagcaaacccgaaagctacatttataaccacccagttacggagtagtgtttggcaacccctaagtaggccgattcacatcccaagctcatgcgatgacctcacgtctaggactggcatatacatcgtacttgagactaacaaatgacaatcatctcgttgtatctcagtgcgggtctgtccgattcaacaatctcattgtcgagtccatgctatcagtcggcaacaccttgtcctatgacttgtgaaacatagtcatcatactgattcacattgctagtctaggttatgatgtccgcataacctcaatgaccaaggaccattagaacaacatcatagaatacatagtctcacaaacaaatcacgtatttattgatacatatcagtgatgatgttcaaggacaataacaataactcatgaatacataggaaataacatcatcacatgattgcctctagggcatatctccaacagatTTGGCCGCCGTGGACAGGGATGGGGCGTAGTGGGTTCACAGACGACGGAGGAGCTTCCATGATGGAATGGCTCATCGATTCGGTGGAGAGTAGCATCGATTCTGTGGAGAAGGTGAGCAATTTTGCTTTGGCCGGCTTCATTTCGAGTTGGATattctgtttgtttgttgcttAGTACTCATGGCTGCTTCCATGGTTGGGGTGTACTGTTAAATTGTGTAGCGCAACCAGGGTTATTTTGACCCAGATTACTTGTTGGAGCATGAGCATGATGACGACGAGCAGAATCTGGGCGAGAGCAGTGATGTGATGAACAAGATTTTGGCTAGTTATGAAGCACAGGtgaaagaagagaagatgaagaacCAAAAATTACTAGATGACATGTTAAAGCTTGAGATCGAGCTTGCTTTCCAGGACCAAGTGATAGAAGAGTTGGAAAGCAAGATTGCTGAAAATCAGAAGCAGAATGAAGAGCTGAAAAGAGAACTGGAAGAAAGGAAGATTTTGAATGTAGAAGTTGGACAAGTTAGGGATTTTGCAATGGCATCTTGGAGTGTGGGCATCACCTTAGCTTTTGTTTTAGCTTGTTTTGTGGCTTGGTCTTAGTTATGTCAATTGTTTAATAGTGCTTTGGTTTGTTGTACTCAGTGGCATCATGGGGTGTGGGCATTGCTTTTAGCTGTCGTTTTAGCTACTTCTGTGAGTGGGCCTAACTTCTGTCAGTTGTTGTATAATTGCTTTGGTTTGTTGTGCTTGGAAGCTGTCGGCATGTGTGAGACATTTTAAATAATGAGACTAGGAGTATTGTAACAACAGAAATGTGCTGCCAACATGAATATAAAAGACAGTGCAAGTACTTTAGCCTAATATGAAATTGTTACTGCATagagtacttaatacaagccaTGGGTTAATACATCCTAAGATCATTGTTGTCAAGCCAAATTACACATTCGGCGATCCTAAGATCATTGTCAAGCCAAAATACATATTCGGCGATCCTAATTTCCTTCTCGAGCACTAATTTCATTCTCAAGGACTAATATGCTTCTCAATCCAAAAGGTGCGCCAGCTCGAATTCTTGTTGCAGATTCTTGCCCAGATTCTACTATACCCGAACAAGTTGCACGAGTCACTTTTCGACGCCTCTCGCCAGTTCTGTCCACTCTTAGGTGCCCCTGCGCGTGAAGTACAAGCTTTCCGCACCACTGACCAACAGCACAAAACCAGCACCAGCCGCAGCTGCTGCATAGCAGATGTCATAGTAAACATCTAGGGGGTTGCCGAGAAGCGCTATTCGCAGCTGATACCCATTGGTGGTGCCAACCAGGACCACGGTCTCGTCTGGGGAAACAACAGTGCCAGGGCCCGTCCCAGAGAGCATCAAGAAGTTGCCGTGGGCACCTACAatcccctccccccccccccccccaagctGCACAACCACATGAGCCGGCCCGAGGTAGGGCACACCAAGAACCACACGGTAGAGTGGCGGCGTGGCAGCATTGCGCAAGGCACGGATGTTGGCTAGCAAAGCGGCACCTACTGCGGTGACGGTGCCGATTCGGGGACGCCCTTGGCCGGTGGCAACTTGGAAAACCCGGCCACCAATGTTGACTAGTAGCACTAGGCTTTGCTGGGCGGCGACTTGGGCGTCGGCTAGGTTGTCGTCCATTGCGGGaatgggaggcggcggcggctgcgggtcgggttggaggaaggaggcggtTGGGTGCGGGTCAGGGTGGAGGAATGGGAGGCGGCCACGggtggaggaaggaggcgggAGCTCGGGTGGAGGAATGGGAGGCGGCCGCAggtggaggaaggaggcgggAGCTCGGGTGGAGGAATGGAGGTGGCCGcgcggggaggaaggaggaaggaggcgggAGCTCAAGCTCGGGTGGAGGTGGCCGCGCGGTGAGGGGTGGAGGaatgggaggcggcggtgcggggaggaaggaggcagGAGCTCGAGCTCGGGTGGAGGTGGCCGCGCGGTGAGGGGTGGAGGAATGGGAGGCGGCGATgcggggaggaaggaggcgggaggtggcggtggcggatgGGGAATGGGAGCCAGTCTGGCTAGGGTTGAGGCAGGGGTTATAGGGGCGCAGCCGGAATGTGTTTATTTTAGCATTGTTCTTAGGTACTTAGGAACAGACGACTGCACAGTAAAGAGTAAACGAGGggtaaaatgaaaaaaaaccCGCAGCCCGAAGGCTCGTGGATGCTATTTGCCAAAGCGGGGGATCGAACGCGGGTGGCTCGGGAATGGGAGGATGCTCGGGGCCATGAACAAGCTGAGTGATCTGAAGAAGGGAGGGTGTGCTGCATTATATACATGCCAGTTTAAGCTAATTGATGTTTTTTTGAATATTCAACCATCCAACTTTGCCCAAATAGATTGAAATTTGGTATACACACGAATTTTGAGTAGTAAAGAAGTATGTAAaatttggggaaaaaaataaaatgttttgcctattatttatttttgaaaacatttaaatttgaacaaatttggtGAAAAAGCGACATTATGTATCACAAAATGGTGAACAAACACTGATATAATGTTACGTATGACACCGAGGTGAAATAAACATCATTTCAACCGGTTTTGCTGAAGTTGGAGTGTGTTACACCTTTGaaattcattttttgtttttcagccATTTTGAATCTTTTAATAATATCAAATATAACTCCGAAAAATCTGAATTTTGGCATGGCTTCATATTTTGTCATGAATACATCCCATAAAAAAATCAGACGAAAATATGAATTTTACATGAAACATGGTGTGTAAACTAGCACATATGACTGAAGTGTTTTAGAATCTTCTATTGAGATGTTGGGGAAACGATGTTGTTTTGAATATTCAACCATCCAACTTTGCCCAAATCGATTGAAATTTGGTACACACATCACTTTTGACTAAGTAGACAAGTACGTAAaatttaggggggggggaataaaatgttttgctattttttgatttttgaaaacatttaaatttgaattcttGATCAACTAATTGGACATTACCTTGGTTTTGTAATGAGTAAAGGATATTTGAAGCATGTAATAAGTTTAAGTATGTAATTTGAAGCATATAACATGTATACCTTGTTTTCAGATTTGAAAGTTTTTGGTACTTTTAAACCCGGTCAAACTTCGTCCAAATCTGGTCAAACCAAAATCGACTTTCTCAGAATGTGTTCAAATTTTATCAGCGTGcgtaacttttgattctgAATCATTTGGTACCAAATTCATTGATATGTTCTGTTGAGATTTGAAAGTTATCGTAtgtttttagttcaaatttgggCATCTTTCATAGGTTCAAATGATTTGAATTTTGTACCAActgatttgaaatttggagGAAGTGCATAACTTGACATTCTCAATCCATTGGTGCAATCAGAATCCAATTTGGAGGAAGTTGAAATTTTAGGCTtcctccaaattggtccattTAGGTGGGATTATATCTCCATTTTGTCATGGTCAACAAAAGTCAACAATGTCGAAATGTTTCCGAATTTGATCAGTGTGTGTAAGTCTCAATGTATATTCCATTTTTGCAATCTGAATGATATATGGAGGAGGTCGGTTTGAACGAAAATCTGGGAAAATGACAAGTGCAGAATACAA includes:
- the LOC112271792 gene encoding uncharacterized protein LOC112271792 — its product is MGRSGFTDDGGASMMEWLIDSVESSIDSVEKRNQGYFDPDYLLEHEHDDDEQNLGESSDVMNKILASYEAQVKEEKMKNQKLLDDMLKLEIELAFQDQVIEELESKIAENQKQNEELKRELEERKILNVEVGQVRDFAMASWSVGITLAFVLACFVAWS
- the LOC104583759 gene encoding uncharacterized protein LOC104583759 isoform X3, with protein sequence MTMTSEDGDISALLSEPSLPEEEPEASGSDDFLPAILESIKSNEKAVELSPEEVAWADSCFVHTSELSDIDWGAMRGALLDSLEKPVESPYGTSEVTQHGDVDMEERGKIDDDEAAREVCKVVNLIRGADEHGKQMDGYVAKSEDGDDLVSSEVVEQPESRDSIFKVWDLNVSFSDDEGELELINDMKELLRDNPPEVAYPPPSDSANALSQINIDELVAGLGDLSLQQTSE